A genomic segment from Candidatus Brocadia sinica JPN1 encodes:
- a CDS encoding tetratricopeptide repeat protein has translation MKKAYQNNLYLQNITIPIIVVLTIITYLNCLPNQFVYDDTSTIVENRLIKDWGNFHDLITHDYFKYSGELTYRPLVTLSYFIDYFLWHMNPMGYHMVNVVLHTLNVMLIYFLVLLLFRQYSTYKTPYSHNQLPSPSQGRMKRKVCQQTFQSLPCKGNTTGEKKLAPKTQPRLDQISYACLASLTCMLFAVHPISSEVVNVISYREDLITTAFSIVSFLLYLLYRERKGTQTSLCDLLKIADSGGFSLSGHFHTGTVFLCAGAMAAYFFALLSKESAIVLPALIFFFDLLFNARIRENVRLPLYFAVYKTVSKIIRSPFFLGYIGISLVYLTIRFFIFHNPQEKIVYPEGSFFVNMLTMTKVLGRYMSNIFLPLNLNADYHVLYLKTPLTLSFIIPLFVLISIVIIAIRLREKRHHYRIMIFATLWFFISVLPVMNIIPLANVMADRYLYLPILGFCLFLSTTLLQLKISIIKYPVIISLMIFYIVVTVTRNNVWRDEFTLWYNSSQSPLCSFTTYNNLGTQYNKKGYPDAALLCYQKALQKAREVGFAQYATVYYNMGNVYEKKNLLNQAVTAYKKAIQIKPDYQQAHNNLGKVYFVLNRYDDAIAEYNNAIAIDPNFAYAYNNLGVLYNKLGRQEDAVIAYKKALSLDPQYGDAYYNLGNIYETREQYDLALEVYQTALKVDPSQVYVHNNLGTIYDKKGRLEDAIAEYNHAIRLDSAYPYSYNNLGASLIKKGDRNGALASFQKAVDLLPDQPDFHFNIGYALLQKGDLKNALKEFEMTLKLAPTHTEALFCMGTIYSRRGEKEKAIKSWQGVLRLNPNHAKAKQYLDDFR, from the coding sequence ATGAAGAAAGCATATCAAAATAACCTCTATTTGCAGAATATTACAATCCCTATAATTGTTGTGCTAACGATAATCACGTACCTGAACTGCCTGCCAAATCAGTTTGTTTACGATGATACGTCTACCATTGTAGAGAACCGACTCATCAAGGATTGGGGAAATTTTCATGACTTAATTACTCACGACTATTTCAAATATTCGGGTGAGCTTACCTACCGCCCCCTTGTTACACTCTCCTACTTCATCGATTATTTCCTCTGGCACATGAACCCTATGGGATACCACATGGTAAATGTGGTATTGCATACCCTGAATGTAATGCTTATCTATTTTCTCGTACTTCTCTTATTCCGCCAATATAGCACATATAAAACGCCATACAGCCACAACCAACTCCCCTCCCCTTCGCAAGGGCGTATGAAGAGAAAGGTATGCCAACAAACTTTTCAATCACTCCCTTGTAAAGGGAATACCACTGGGGAGAAAAAACTTGCCCCAAAAACCCAACCGCGTCTTGACCAAATTTCCTATGCCTGTCTTGCATCGCTTACGTGCATGCTTTTTGCAGTACATCCCATATCAAGCGAGGTTGTCAATGTGATCAGTTACCGGGAAGACTTGATTACAACAGCATTTTCGATTGTTTCATTTTTACTCTATTTGCTTTATAGGGAGAGGAAAGGCACGCAGACTTCCCTTTGTGACCTTTTAAAAATTGCGGATTCAGGGGGATTCTCATTGTCAGGACATTTCCACACCGGTACCGTTTTTCTCTGTGCGGGCGCCATGGCAGCCTATTTCTTTGCCTTGCTTTCCAAGGAATCCGCCATTGTATTGCCGGCTTTGATTTTTTTCTTCGATCTGCTATTCAATGCAAGAATAAGGGAGAACGTCCGCCTGCCTCTGTATTTTGCTGTTTACAAAACCGTTTCAAAAATAATACGTTCTCCTTTTTTCCTGGGATATATCGGAATAAGCCTTGTATACCTCACCATCAGGTTCTTCATTTTTCATAATCCCCAGGAAAAGATTGTCTATCCGGAAGGCAGTTTTTTTGTCAATATGCTTACCATGACAAAGGTACTGGGGAGATACATGTCCAATATTTTCCTGCCATTAAACCTGAATGCAGACTATCATGTTCTATATCTGAAAACGCCTTTGACATTATCCTTTATTATTCCCCTTTTTGTACTAATTTCCATTGTCATTATTGCGATTCGACTACGGGAAAAAAGGCATCATTACCGTATAATGATATTTGCCACACTGTGGTTTTTTATCTCTGTCCTCCCGGTCATGAATATTATCCCATTGGCAAATGTCATGGCGGACCGTTATCTCTATTTACCCATTCTCGGCTTCTGCCTGTTTCTTTCAACTACCCTGCTACAGCTGAAGATATCAATAATAAAGTATCCTGTAATCATTTCTTTGATGATATTCTATATTGTTGTGACAGTTACCAGAAACAACGTTTGGCGGGATGAATTTACGCTCTGGTATAATTCTTCCCAAAGCCCGTTGTGCAGTTTTACAACGTATAACAATCTGGGAACACAATACAACAAGAAGGGTTATCCGGACGCGGCATTGCTTTGCTATCAAAAAGCCCTGCAAAAGGCCAGGGAGGTTGGATTTGCTCAGTATGCAACTGTGTATTATAATATGGGAAATGTCTACGAGAAAAAGAACCTGCTCAATCAGGCCGTTACTGCTTACAAAAAAGCAATTCAGATAAAACCGGATTACCAACAGGCGCACAACAACCTGGGAAAGGTTTATTTTGTTCTGAATCGATATGATGATGCAATCGCCGAGTATAACAATGCCATTGCCATCGACCCCAATTTTGCCTATGCATACAACAATCTTGGTGTCTTATATAATAAACTCGGCAGGCAGGAAGATGCTGTGATTGCATACAAAAAAGCACTGTCGTTAGACCCGCAATACGGCGATGCGTATTATAATCTGGGTAATATTTACGAGACAAGAGAACAGTATGACCTTGCCTTAGAGGTATATCAGACTGCCCTGAAGGTCGATCCGTCACAAGTTTATGTCCATAATAACCTGGGCACTATTTATGACAAAAAAGGCCGTCTGGAAGATGCAATAGCAGAATATAACCATGCAATAAGGCTCGATTCAGCGTATCCTTATTCGTATAATAATCTTGGCGCCTCACTGATCAAAAAAGGAGACAGGAATGGTGCTCTGGCCTCATTTCAAAAGGCTGTGGATTTGCTTCCCGACCAGCCCGATTTCCATTTTAATATCGGATATGCCCTTTTACAAAAAGGCGATTTGAAAAATGCCCTGAAGGAATTCGAAATGACGCTGAAATTAGCCCCAACCCATACCGAGGCCCTTTTTTGTATGGGAACTATTTATTCCAGGCGGGGAGAAAAAGAAAAGGCCATAAAATCATGGCAGGGGGTATTAAGGCTAAATCCAAATCATGCAAAGGCAAAACAATATTTAGATGATTTTCGGTAA
- a CDS encoding ABC transporter substrate-binding protein — translation MAKKYPKSYRHRNFTVVFWFVHVFFFQAAFLMPHAIPAENAVIIIRSQQIPAYNEAIKGFEEGCKGENISIKAIYDLNGDIEEGKRIIQKIKDNSFKPRVILAIGVLAATFVKEQFPDVPIIFCMVINHNRFNLQGANITGISSEASLEDQFAILKGLLGSRKSVGVIYDPAKTGKIITEASIVVKKFEFNLVKAQVFSEKEVAPVLENIVNKIDALWMIPDSTVITKNTLSAISKITLEHRLPIFCTSDAIVKAGALVSVSPNYKYTGLQAAHLAQRLLNDPMTTSLGIKQPDKLKLTLNTQTAEIIGINLSPIRSFPDVVLYPQ, via the coding sequence ATGGCAAAAAAATATCCTAAATCATACAGACACCGGAATTTTACCGTGGTATTTTGGTTTGTCCATGTGTTTTTCTTCCAGGCCGCATTCCTCATGCCTCATGCAATACCTGCGGAAAATGCGGTCATTATCATCCGAAGCCAGCAAATCCCGGCCTATAACGAGGCGATCAAGGGTTTCGAGGAAGGATGTAAAGGGGAAAATATTTCCATAAAGGCGATTTACGATCTCAACGGGGATATAGAAGAGGGCAAGAGGATTATTCAGAAAATCAAGGATAACAGTTTCAAACCCAGGGTCATCCTGGCCATAGGGGTACTTGCAGCAACTTTCGTAAAGGAACAATTTCCCGATGTCCCTATTATATTCTGCATGGTTATCAATCACAACCGCTTTAATTTGCAGGGCGCTAATATTACAGGTATTTCTTCAGAGGCATCACTGGAAGATCAATTTGCTATTCTGAAAGGGCTTCTTGGTTCGCGGAAGAGTGTCGGTGTCATTTATGACCCGGCAAAGACCGGGAAAATTATCACGGAAGCAAGTATTGTGGTGAAAAAATTTGAGTTCAATCTTGTCAAGGCACAGGTCTTTTCTGAAAAAGAGGTTGCGCCAGTGCTAGAAAATATTGTCAATAAGATTGATGCCTTATGGATGATACCCGACAGTACGGTAATTACAAAAAACACACTTAGCGCTATCTCCAAAATAACCCTGGAGCATCGTCTGCCCATATTCTGCACTTCCGACGCCATTGTAAAAGCAGGCGCGCTTGTTTCCGTTTCACCAAATTATAAATATACAGGCTTACAGGCAGCCCATCTGGCGCAAAGGCTGTTAAATGACCCGATGACAACTTCGCTGGGCATTAAACAGCCGGATAAATTAAAATTAACCTTAAATACCCAAACTGCGGAGATAATTGGGATAAATCTTTCTCCCATACGCTCTTTTCCGGATGTAGTTTTATACCCACAATAG
- a CDS encoding NAD(P)/FAD-dependent oxidoreductase encodes MERIKGLILTDGARIGIIGGGPAGSFFSIFASKLARDIGKALDFTIYERKTFANHGASGCNMCAGVISESLVQSLALEGINLPSSVVRWGIESYFFHTQNGSVQIKSSRLQQRGIATVFRGGGPAGSLEKDVQSFDGFLLQKAIDCGTQVKHVIVDEIRLDGGKPGLYSGGRILQDCDLLVGAFGVKASTSKMCEKLGTGYKIPPTIKATQSEIELGRDWVASRFGHSIHIFLLRIPGIKFISIIPKGDYITISALGKEPGVNHIKTFLDHPVMKKMLPSGFKIPERFCHCFPKINVGAARKPFANRLVFVGDAGSSRLYKDGIGSAYITSKAAAYTALLHGVGEEDFRGYYLPVCKTLNRDNLFGRFLFSANDFISIIPPVSRCYFKVIQLEQDGLQRNTPYGDVLWDMFTGSRFYKDIFVRALSPWLTMHLLSVMIASFFKKVFFPHTRK; translated from the coding sequence ATGGAAAGGATAAAAGGTTTGATCCTAACTGACGGCGCTCGCATAGGAATAATTGGAGGAGGGCCTGCCGGTTCCTTTTTTAGTATTTTCGCCTCAAAATTAGCCAGGGATATAGGGAAAGCACTTGATTTCACCATTTACGAAAGAAAGACGTTCGCCAACCACGGGGCATCCGGTTGCAATATGTGCGCAGGAGTCATCTCTGAGTCCCTGGTACAATCATTGGCGCTGGAGGGTATTAATCTGCCATCTTCCGTCGTACGATGGGGCATAGAGTCTTATTTCTTCCATACGCAGAATGGCAGTGTTCAGATAAAGTCTTCACGCCTCCAGCAACGAGGAATCGCCACCGTCTTCAGGGGTGGTGGACCAGCTGGAAGTCTGGAAAAAGATGTACAGAGTTTTGACGGGTTTCTTCTCCAGAAAGCAATTGATTGCGGGACACAGGTTAAGCATGTTATTGTGGATGAGATTCGTTTGGATGGCGGGAAACCAGGACTCTATTCGGGGGGAAGGATTCTTCAGGATTGCGATCTCCTCGTGGGTGCCTTTGGGGTCAAGGCGAGTACAAGCAAGATGTGTGAAAAACTGGGCACAGGGTACAAAATTCCTCCTACCATCAAGGCTACTCAATCTGAAATTGAACTGGGAAGAGATTGGGTTGCAAGCCGGTTTGGGCACTCCATACACATCTTTCTCCTGCGCATTCCGGGGATAAAGTTCATAAGCATTATACCCAAAGGGGATTATATCACTATCAGTGCGCTGGGAAAGGAGCCGGGCGTAAATCACATAAAGACCTTTCTTGACCACCCGGTAATGAAAAAGATGCTTCCATCAGGTTTTAAAATACCCGAAAGATTTTGCCACTGCTTCCCAAAGATAAACGTAGGCGCTGCGCGAAAACCTTTTGCCAATAGGCTGGTATTTGTTGGGGATGCTGGTAGTTCAAGACTCTATAAAGATGGAATAGGTTCTGCTTACATAACTTCCAAGGCGGCGGCCTATACGGCGTTACTCCACGGAGTAGGAGAGGAAGACTTCAGGGGGTATTACCTCCCGGTTTGCAAAACCCTGAACAGAGATAATCTGTTTGGGCGATTCCTTTTTTCTGCAAACGACTTCATTTCCATTATCCCACCAGTCAGCAGGTGCTACTTTAAAGTAATACAGCTGGAGCAGGATGGTTTGCAAAGAAACACTCCCTATGGTGATGTCCTCTGGGATATGTTTACCGGAAGCAGGTTCTATAAGGACATTTTTGTAAGGGCGCTTAGCCCATGGCTTACTATGCACCTGCTCAGTGTAATGATTGCTTCTTTTTTCAAGAAAGTGTTTTTTCCCCACACAAGAAAGTAG
- a CDS encoding adenylate/guanylate cyclase domain-containing response regulator encodes MANELSDKICIMLVDDDLSMLQTTAAVLEEEGYNVLACSAGKEAIDEFHDAVFAMVLDINMPDISGLEVFEIIKSRNRYVPIIFHTGYDEREKRIDIRRHFRPHAYVVKGSDPEQLLDTVAGAVESYKSIRENIVLNETLRERNKLIEEFNRSLEDKVKRQVEEIQRTSRLKRYVSPQIAESIVSSGSDKYLMNARKLLTICFSDLKGFTEASESMEPEDTIKLLNEYFTEMTKIIFQYGGTLDKFIGDGILVFFGDPIMYENHAERAVRMAIDMREKVRDLRNHWLEMGCNIDIYFGINTGYATVGNIGSAIQMNYTVIGHQVNIAHRLQMEARPGQILVTARTLSEIKDIVETEEIRQVKLKGIHKPVDVYNVLRCKR; translated from the coding sequence ATGGCAAATGAATTGTCTGATAAAATCTGCATCATGTTAGTCGATGACGATCTTTCTATGCTTCAAACCACCGCCGCAGTACTGGAAGAAGAGGGATACAATGTCCTGGCCTGCAGCGCAGGAAAAGAGGCTATTGATGAATTTCATGATGCTGTTTTTGCAATGGTACTGGATATCAATATGCCTGATATTTCAGGACTGGAAGTCTTTGAAATTATCAAATCCAGAAATCGTTATGTCCCTATTATCTTTCATACAGGGTATGATGAAAGAGAGAAAAGGATAGACATTCGCAGGCATTTTCGACCGCATGCGTATGTGGTTAAGGGCAGTGACCCGGAGCAACTGCTTGATACCGTTGCCGGTGCCGTAGAATCTTACAAGAGTATACGGGAAAACATCGTCCTGAATGAGACCCTCCGGGAACGAAATAAATTGATCGAGGAATTCAATCGGTCATTAGAGGATAAGGTTAAAAGACAGGTGGAAGAAATCCAGAGGACGTCACGGTTAAAAAGGTACGTCTCGCCGCAGATTGCCGAGAGCATTGTTTCGAGCGGCAGTGATAAGTACCTGATGAATGCCAGAAAATTATTGACCATATGTTTTTCCGATCTGAAAGGTTTTACCGAGGCTTCTGAGAGTATGGAGCCGGAGGACACCATAAAATTATTAAACGAATATTTCACGGAGATGACGAAAATTATCTTTCAATACGGAGGTACGCTTGACAAATTCATTGGGGACGGTATCCTGGTATTTTTTGGTGATCCAATTATGTATGAAAACCATGCCGAAAGGGCAGTCAGGATGGCCATTGATATGCGTGAAAAGGTACGCGACCTGCGCAACCACTGGCTTGAAATGGGATGCAATATTGATATCTATTTTGGAATAAACACCGGCTATGCTACCGTTGGAAACATTGGCTCAGCAATCCAAATGAACTATACCGTTATCGGACACCAGGTCAACATTGCCCACAGGTTACAAATGGAAGCCAGGCCAGGACAGATCTTGGTTACCGCCCGTACTCTCTCGGAAATAAAGGATATAGTGGAAACAGAGGAAATTAGGCAGGTAAAACTGAAAGGGATTCATAAACCGGTTGACGTGTATAATGTTTTACGGTGCAAAAGGTAA
- a CDS encoding rhomboid family intramembrane serine protease gives MIPIRDRNPSGTFPFITVGIIFINVVVFLIELSAGPSLDSLLFQFGIVPIKVSYSAEIPDSTFVNTYFPFLSYMFFHGGFVHLIGNMWYLWIFGDNIEDTLGHFKFALFYLICGIGSAMVHVYFNSQSGIPCVGASGAIAGVLGAYMVTFPRARILVIIPLFIIWQMMELPAIFVLGFWFLIQFFSGAATISSVQGGGVAWWAHIGGFVLGVILIKTFPKSRYRHF, from the coding sequence ATGATACCTATCCGAGACCGAAATCCTTCGGGAACCTTTCCATTCATTACGGTTGGTATTATTTTCATAAATGTTGTGGTTTTTCTCATTGAACTTTCAGCAGGTCCCAGCCTAGACTCCCTCCTGTTCCAATTCGGTATTGTCCCCATCAAAGTGTCCTATTCAGCCGAAATCCCGGATTCCACTTTTGTAAATACCTATTTCCCTTTCCTGAGTTACATGTTTTTTCACGGAGGGTTTGTTCACCTTATCGGGAATATGTGGTATTTATGGATCTTTGGAGACAATATTGAGGACACGCTCGGACACTTCAAATTCGCCTTATTTTATCTGATCTGCGGGATTGGATCAGCCATGGTGCATGTCTATTTCAACAGTCAGTCAGGAATTCCTTGCGTGGGGGCAAGCGGGGCAATCGCCGGTGTGCTGGGCGCCTATATGGTTACCTTTCCGAGAGCGAGGATATTGGTTATCATACCCCTCTTTATTATCTGGCAGATGATGGAATTACCCGCCATTTTTGTGCTGGGCTTTTGGTTTCTCATCCAGTTTTTTAGTGGTGCAGCCACTATTTCCTCAGTCCAGGGGGGAGGCGTGGCATGGTGGGCGCATATCGGCGGTTTTGTTTTAGGCGTAATTCTCATAAAAACATTTCCCAAATCACGGTATCGTCATTTCTAA
- a CDS encoding peptidoglycan recognition family protein has translation MKPPKKEVPYISRQLDRYFVRDWKYIVIHHSASVSGCAAEFDRFHREKRGWENGLGYHFVIGNGKGAGDGKIEIGNRWINQINGAHAGVEEYNHYGIGICLVGNFNDSYPTAAQMASLSVLVEYLQERCRIPSENIIMHRHFRETECPGRNFPYYKLLAKTTRW, from the coding sequence GTGAAACCTCCAAAAAAGGAAGTACCTTATATTAGTAGACAGCTGGATCGCTATTTTGTACGTGACTGGAAATATATTGTTATCCATCACAGCGCCTCGGTGTCGGGTTGTGCCGCTGAATTTGACAGGTTTCACCGGGAAAAGAGAGGTTGGGAAAATGGCTTAGGATACCATTTTGTGATAGGCAACGGAAAGGGTGCTGGAGATGGGAAGATTGAGATTGGCAACAGATGGATAAACCAGATAAACGGCGCACATGCAGGCGTTGAGGAATACAATCACTATGGTATCGGAATCTGTCTGGTTGGAAACTTCAACGATTCCTATCCAACGGCAGCACAGATGGCCTCACTTTCGGTGCTGGTAGAGTATCTCCAGGAACGATGCCGTATCCCTTCCGAGAACATTATCATGCACAGACACTTCAGGGAAACTGAATGTCCCGGAAGAAATTTCCCCTATTATAAGTTACTCGCTAAAACCACCCGATGGTAA
- a CDS encoding Crp/Fnr family transcriptional regulator, giving the protein MSEDSLLGRLYKDGETVVEEGVQSRTMYVIQSGKVKVVKDDAVGKETTLALLGEGDIFGEMSLFDASPRSATVKAVGEARVLAIEHEGLLKRIKMDPTLAFRIIKQMSQRIRDLNIKLISAQKTMNQANEKLLQLNKTENVRMEDLEMKVNRIVAQLREKLQKLTDQFIDKD; this is encoded by the coding sequence GTGTCAGAAGACTCTCTTTTAGGAAGGTTATACAAAGATGGCGAGACTGTCGTTGAGGAAGGTGTGCAGAGCCGCACTATGTATGTGATACAGAGCGGGAAAGTAAAGGTTGTAAAGGACGATGCTGTGGGAAAAGAAACCACTCTTGCCTTATTAGGGGAGGGGGATATCTTCGGTGAGATGAGTCTGTTCGATGCCAGCCCCCGCTCGGCAACGGTTAAGGCTGTGGGGGAGGCAAGGGTCCTTGCCATAGAACACGAAGGCCTTCTCAAGAGGATTAAGATGGATCCCACCCTCGCCTTCCGTATTATTAAGCAGATGAGTCAACGCATCAGGGATCTGAATATCAAGTTAATCTCCGCACAGAAAACAATGAATCAAGCCAATGAGAAACTATTACAGCTCAATAAAACTGAAAACGTTCGTATGGAAGACCTGGAAATGAAAGTAAATCGCATCGTTGCACAACTGCGGGAAAAACTTCAGAAGCTAACTGATCAGTTCATCGACAAGGATTAA
- a CDS encoding sensor histidine kinase: protein MIIISTLSCLFFLSHTKRQQKDALKRFGTSLVMLLAQDNEVKHALRSIQPAFLDTSIQRVRELDREDEIGYLRVSNNQVIMFEEKASWINSDMEKIPLRKDYEKPVATLTHTVWTRGGSRLVGEPSQTSEAPFFGCITLDSGETFCDFTAPIFEKQTFSEEEFAAQILGEEVVSEEKVQQILGFVQIGLSHRKLDERIQKIIWQSIIPMGVFIVLGGICITFFLTRYIVSPLRHMASITLDIARGNLTRAVDIRSRDEIGQLSLNFNEMTKALKTSHDEKEKIMTQLREHIHSLCHANSELQKAQERLVRSEKLAAVGKLASGVGHELRNPLGAIRNALFIIKKKTTDMDVSTGTQKVNQWLEIIEKETERGLKIVNDLLGFSRTAKPTVSPTKIHAIIESSLSRLKISEKIKRVIQVEDPVPLALVDASQIEQVFINLIQNACDAMPMGGILTIRAQREDNSVLAVTFTDTGCGIPDGIKNLIFDPLFTTKPKGLGLGLAVSSSIVQRHGGCIDIKSKEGEGATFIVKLPIATIPYSEAAIK from the coding sequence GTGATCATTATCAGTACACTCAGTTGCCTGTTCTTTCTCAGCCATACAAAAAGGCAACAGAAAGATGCGCTGAAGAGATTTGGCACGTCTCTTGTCATGTTGCTTGCACAAGACAACGAGGTCAAACATGCCTTGCGTTCTATACAACCTGCATTCCTGGATACCTCTATCCAGAGGGTTCGGGAACTTGACAGGGAAGATGAAATTGGTTATTTGCGTGTATCAAATAACCAGGTTATCATGTTTGAAGAAAAGGCGAGCTGGATTAACAGTGATATGGAAAAAATCCCCCTCAGGAAAGACTATGAAAAACCAGTTGCCACACTCACCCATACTGTGTGGACAAGAGGCGGCTCCCGGCTTGTGGGGGAACCCTCCCAAACTTCGGAAGCGCCGTTCTTCGGTTGCATTACCCTGGATTCAGGAGAGACATTTTGCGATTTTACAGCGCCTATCTTCGAGAAACAAACCTTTTCTGAGGAGGAATTTGCCGCACAGATTTTGGGTGAAGAAGTGGTCTCCGAGGAGAAGGTGCAACAGATTTTGGGTTTCGTGCAGATTGGTTTATCCCACCGCAAATTGGACGAAAGGATTCAGAAAATCATCTGGCAGAGCATTATCCCCATGGGGGTATTTATTGTTCTTGGGGGGATCTGCATCACATTCTTTCTCACCAGATACATTGTTTCTCCATTACGACATATGGCAAGTATTACCCTTGATATTGCCAGAGGGAATCTCACTCGCGCCGTAGATATCCGTTCCAGAGACGAAATCGGGCAACTGTCCCTAAATTTTAACGAGATGACAAAGGCGCTTAAGACGTCTCACGATGAAAAAGAAAAGATTATGACCCAGTTGCGAGAACATATTCATAGCCTGTGTCATGCAAATAGTGAACTGCAAAAGGCGCAAGAGCGTCTGGTGCGCTCGGAAAAATTGGCTGCCGTTGGGAAATTAGCGTCGGGTGTTGGACATGAATTGCGGAATCCGCTGGGAGCCATCAGAAACGCACTGTTCATTATAAAAAAGAAGACCACGGATATGGATGTGTCAACCGGTACTCAAAAGGTAAATCAATGGCTGGAAATCATTGAAAAAGAAACAGAGCGGGGTTTAAAGATCGTTAATGATCTTCTGGGATTCTCAAGGACTGCAAAACCCACGGTATCCCCCACAAAAATTCATGCTATCATTGAATCGTCTCTTTCAAGACTCAAGATATCAGAGAAAATTAAACGTGTCATACAGGTGGAAGACCCTGTGCCTTTGGCGCTTGTAGACGCAAGCCAGATCGAACAGGTATTTATCAATCTGATCCAAAATGCCTGCGACGCGATGCCGATGGGCGGAATATTAACGATTCGTGCTCAAAGAGAAGACAACTCTGTTTTAGCCGTTACGTTTACAGACACCGGCTGCGGCATACCAGATGGTATTAAAAATCTGATATTTGATCCCCTGTTTACCACAAAACCCAAAGGGCTTGGATTGGGACTGGCCGTCAGTTCCAGTATCGTACAAAGACACGGAGGGTGTATTGATATAAAAAGTAAGGAAGGAGAAGGCGCCACTTTTATCGTCAAGTTACCTATTGCAACTATCCCGTACAGCGAAGCTGCAATCAAATAA